From Desulfobulbaceae bacterium:
GATCTCGTTTCGGGCAACCGCATGCTTAATCCGAAGAGGAATATCCATAAAACAGGCAAGCTTGACATAATGGGACAGACGATCATTGATTTTACGCAACATCGACCGGGTAAGAGGAATATCCAACTCCGTCAGTTTTTTGGCGTCAACCAGAGTGACACTGTAGACTTCAGTTGCGGCTTTATATGCCTTGGCAAATGAGGCAAACAGTGCAAACTTCTTCACCGACAGCCTATCCTCCTGGATCGCCAAGACCATATTCCGCACCAAATAGTGGGTGTCCAGCCGGACCACTTGCACCACCGCCAGATCGGCGGAAAGCGGAGAACGAACCAACTGCTCCCGCAATGATTTTTCAAAAAACCGACACCGCTTGGAAGTGCTGCAAAACAGGATATCAACCCGATTGGCATCAACAAAACTCCTGATGGCCTTGATCGGATCCCCCCCCAGCACCACCCTTTCAGTAACGACATTGTCGATCTCAGCCGCCTCCTCGATAACGTCCATGCTTCGCTCTACGTCATCCAGACTGTCCTTGGAATTCTTTACGTGAAGCAGAACGAGAGGAAACCCGTGAACGGCTGCGTACCGCAAGGCATAAAAAGCCGCGACTTCCGAGGTAATCAGGCCGTTAACTGCTGCGATGACTTTCATGGGCAACCTCCATTACAAAAAGCCTGAGCACCAAGCAAAAAATCATCTAATGATGGCGTGACACGTAAAGGGCCTCAAAAAGCAGCTAGTGTTTAATGACAAAATCACATGCCATTATATTTCACCTTGTATCTTCATTCCGGCCTTCGCATGGGTGACGGCTGTGGCAATATCGATCATTTCTACAATTAGGCACTAGGAGCCTGTCGGACTTAGAGAATCGTAGCGAAAATTCGTAAAATTGTGACCAGATATTCATGAGTTTGAGACGAATAGCAGGGCTATTTAACGAAAATTCATGGAGATATGGGCCGGTTTTACGAATTTGCAGTAGATTTATGCCTAAGTCCGACAGGCTCCTAAGTCAACACCAGAATCAATCAAACTTCTGCCAACCTCTTAAAGCCATTCCGCTCTTGTTGGTTGCCAACAATCGCCACCAAATCACCTTCCTGGAAGCAATAGTCCACTTTAGGATTGGAATAAAAAACTTTTTCATGGATAATTCCAACAATTGAAACTCCGGTTTTGGTGCGAATGGCTGCTTCTTTAATGCTTTTACTAATAAGAGGGCTATCAGCAAGAAGAGTAACCCATGAAATTTCCAACATATTTTTTATATTATCAAATTTGGTCAGGAGTTGATGATTATTATTCGATTTGTAAATTGGAGCGTAAAGATGTTGCCGTACCGCGTCAGTATATTTTTGAATGATAGATACCGGGATTTCCAAGTGAAGAAGCGCCTGTCGAGCAATTTCCAACCCTGCTTCCATCTCAGGCAGCACGGCCATATAAACCCCACTTTCATACAACGCCCGCATTTGCTCTGTGCCATCGGCCCGGACAATTATATGTAGTTCCGGCTTAATACGATGAACTTGTCTGACGATGGACTGAGTGGTCACAACTGATGGAGTTGTAATCAACAAAAGCCTGGCCAAATGAACTTTTGAAACATCAAGTACATTTGGTTGGCTCATATCCCCAAAAACCACTGGAAATTTTGCACCCTTACATTCAACCATTCGCTGATGATTCAATTCGATAATAACAAAAGGGAGATTAAGTTGAGTCAGAACCTGAGCGATATGTTGCCCCACACGCCCACCACCAGCAATGACAACATGATCTTTAAGTCCATGATGAGGGAGATTTTCTGTTTGCAATAACTCCTTTTTAAATAACTTTTTCCTTATCTGATAGAGTGAAGGGGCAAGCGTTGAAACAAATGGGGTAATCGCCATACTTATGACAGAAATGGCAAGAACAAGCGAATATATATCTTGATCAATGGCCTTCGTTTCAAGTCCTACCCGTGCAAGAACAAAGGAAAACTCCCCTACCTGAAACAGCCCTAACCCGACTGCAATTGGCACAATATTGATATATCCGAATAGCATCGCCAACACCCAAAAGACTGTCCCTTTAAAAACTGCAATAGCCAAAACGATAGAGAAAATCTTGATCCAATTTTCAAATAAAAATACCGGATCCAGAAGCATCCCAACCGATGTAAAAAATAACAGACCAAAGATATCCCTTAACGGAATAATATCACTCAGCGCTTGATGGCCGTAATCAGACTCGCTGAGCACCATCCCAGCAACAAAGGCGCCAAAAGCAAACGAGAGTCCGAATAAATATGTGGCATACCCAATCCCAAGACCTATGGCTGTAATGGACAA
This genomic window contains:
- a CDS encoding universal stress protein; this encodes MKVIAAVNGLITSEVAAFYALRYAAVHGFPLVLLHVKNSKDSLDDVERSMDVIEEAAEIDNVVTERVVLGGDPIKAIRSFVDANRVDILFCSTSKRCRFFEKSLREQLVRSPLSADLAVVQVVRLDTHYLVRNMVLAIQEDRLSVKKFALFASFAKAYKAATEVYSVTLVDAKKLTELDIPLTRSMLRKINDRLSHYVKLACFMDIPLRIKHAVARNEI
- a CDS encoding portal protein; amino-acid sequence: MGVAADIVIIVVAALFGALIAQKLKQPLILGYIFAGIVVGPYTGGVTVGDIHEIELLAEIGVALLLFALGLEFSISELKPVRNIALFGTPVQILLTIGAGYVLGKYMGWSSASSLWLGALISLSSTMVTLKTLMGRGLMGTLSSRVMIGMLIIQDLAVIPMMIILPQLSNPKAGLPLLAIAVIKSVIFLALMFYLGRKLLPWLLAHVAQWNSRELFILSITAIGLGIGYATYLFGLSFAFGAFVAGMVLSESDYGHQALSDIIPLRDIFGLLFFTSVGMLLDPVFLFENWIKIFSIVLAIAVFKGTVFWVLAMLFGYINIVPIAVGLGLFQVGEFSFVLARVGLETKAIDQDIYSLVLAISVISMAITPFVSTLAPSLYQIRKKLFKKELLQTENLPHHGLKDHVVIAGGGRVGQHIAQVLTQLNLPFVIIELNHQRMVECKGAKFPVVFGDMSQPNVLDVSKVHLARLLLITTPSVVTTQSIVRQVHRIKPELHIIVRADGTEQMRALYESGVYMAVLPEMEAGLEIARQALLHLEIPVSIIQKYTDAVRQHLYAPIYKSNNNHQLLTKFDNIKNMLEISWVTLLADSPLISKSIKEAAIRTKTGVSIVGIIHEKVFYSNPKVDYCFQEGDLVAIVGNQQERNGFKRLAEV